One window of Kryptolebias marmoratus isolate JLee-2015 linkage group LG3, ASM164957v2, whole genome shotgun sequence genomic DNA carries:
- the tmem154 gene encoding transmembrane protein 154 isoform X3 yields MLSQIRKCDAVTTQEEAGSQWQYVFMSLLSNMRGTWLKTPLLLLLLLSSLTGRAFCEDGGDDTDNNDATEGTKSPPDLESAPDPDLDAGDQVLESSSSTISSITAASSTSVSEPPEESTEGSGDEPDAVLAAVVIAAAICGILIKRRCNQSSTKQESSKEDPYLDGPSTEKVPMPMFEEDVPSVLELEMEELDKWMDKDF; encoded by the exons ATGTTAAGTCAAATCAGGAAGTGTGATGCTGTCACAACACAGGAGGAAGCAGGCTCACAGTGGCAGTATGTCTTTATGTCTTTGCTTAGTAACATGAGAGGGACCTGGCTGAAGacccctctgctgctgctgctgctgctgagcagCCTGACTGGGAGAG CATTTTGCGAAGATGGTGGAGATGATACTGACAACAATGACGCCACAGAAGGAACAAAATCACCACCAGACCTAGAATCAGCACCAGACCCAGATCTTGATGCTGGAGACCAAG TTTTAGAGAGCAGTTCATCAACAATCTCCTCCATCACCGCAGCTTCCAGCACTTCAGTCTCGG AGCCTCCTGAAGAGTCCACAGAGGGGTCTGGTGATGAACCAGATG CGGTGCTGGCTGCTGTCGTCATCGCTGCAGCAATCTGCGGCATCCTCATCAAACGTCGGTGTAACCAAAGCTCAACAAAACAAG AGTCGAGTAAAGAAGATCCATACCTGGATGGACCCAGCACAGAGAAAGTTCCCAT GCCCATGTTTGAGGAGGACGTGCCCTCTGTACTGGAGCTGGAAATGGAAGAACTGGACAAATGGATGGACAAAGACT TTTAG
- the tmem154 gene encoding transmembrane protein 154 isoform X2, translating to MLSQIRKCDAVTTQEEAGSQWQYVFMSLLSNMRGTWLKTPLLLLLLLSSLTGRAFCEDGGDDTDNNDATEGTKSPPDLESAPDPDLDAGDQVLESSSSTISSITAASSTSVSEPPEESTEGSGDEPDAGGDEYDPNLLYIVISAVLAAVVIAAAICGILIKRRCNQSSTKQESSKEDPYLDGPSTEKVPMPMFEEDVPSVLELEMEELDKWMDKDF from the exons ATGTTAAGTCAAATCAGGAAGTGTGATGCTGTCACAACACAGGAGGAAGCAGGCTCACAGTGGCAGTATGTCTTTATGTCTTTGCTTAGTAACATGAGAGGGACCTGGCTGAAGacccctctgctgctgctgctgctgctgagcagCCTGACTGGGAGAG CATTTTGCGAAGATGGTGGAGATGATACTGACAACAATGACGCCACAGAAGGAACAAAATCACCACCAGACCTAGAATCAGCACCAGACCCAGATCTTGATGCTGGAGACCAAG TTTTAGAGAGCAGTTCATCAACAATCTCCTCCATCACCGCAGCTTCCAGCACTTCAGTCTCGG AGCCTCCTGAAGAGTCCACAGAGGGGTCTGGTGATGAACCAGATG CAGGAGGTGATGAATACGATCCGAATCTGCTCTACATCGTGATTTCAGCGGTGCTGGCTGCTGTCGTCATCGCTGCAGCAATCTGCGGCATCCTCATCAAACGTCGGTGTAACCAAAGCTCAACAAAACAAG AGTCGAGTAAAGAAGATCCATACCTGGATGGACCCAGCACAGAGAAAGTTCCCAT GCCCATGTTTGAGGAGGACGTGCCCTCTGTACTGGAGCTGGAAATGGAAGAACTGGACAAATGGATGGACAAAGACT TTTAG
- the tmem154 gene encoding transmembrane protein 154 isoform X1, which translates to MLSQIRKCDAVTTQEEAGSQWQYVFMSLLSNMRGTWLKTPLLLLLLLSSLTGRAFCEDGGDDTDNNDATEGTKSPPDLESAPDPDLDAGDQVLESSSSTISSITAASSTSVSEPPEESTEGSGDEPDVKSETSTNSAGGDEYDPNLLYIVISAVLAAVVIAAAICGILIKRRCNQSSTKQESSKEDPYLDGPSTEKVPMPMFEEDVPSVLELEMEELDKWMDKDF; encoded by the exons ATGTTAAGTCAAATCAGGAAGTGTGATGCTGTCACAACACAGGAGGAAGCAGGCTCACAGTGGCAGTATGTCTTTATGTCTTTGCTTAGTAACATGAGAGGGACCTGGCTGAAGacccctctgctgctgctgctgctgctgagcagCCTGACTGGGAGAG CATTTTGCGAAGATGGTGGAGATGATACTGACAACAATGACGCCACAGAAGGAACAAAATCACCACCAGACCTAGAATCAGCACCAGACCCAGATCTTGATGCTGGAGACCAAG TTTTAGAGAGCAGTTCATCAACAATCTCCTCCATCACCGCAGCTTCCAGCACTTCAGTCTCGG AGCCTCCTGAAGAGTCCACAGAGGGGTCTGGTGATGAACCAGATG TGAAATCTGAGACTTCAACAAATTCAGCAGGAGGTGATGAATACGATCCGAATCTGCTCTACATCGTGATTTCAGCGGTGCTGGCTGCTGTCGTCATCGCTGCAGCAATCTGCGGCATCCTCATCAAACGTCGGTGTAACCAAAGCTCAACAAAACAAG AGTCGAGTAAAGAAGATCCATACCTGGATGGACCCAGCACAGAGAAAGTTCCCAT GCCCATGTTTGAGGAGGACGTGCCCTCTGTACTGGAGCTGGAAATGGAAGAACTGGACAAATGGATGGACAAAGACT TTTAG
- the tma16 gene encoding translation machinery-associated protein 16, whose amino-acid sequence MPKTQKGKAAEKVVHPYSRKAAYLAREESRLKKKNRLKNEKATRLNSIGEKLLWFQSQLDPTKTDYTRKDACDIIERYLHRFDSELEQIELTNGIKGRQGRLHGAREAAIKQTMEREREQYEGVGFEIPDIVNTKHLKTFREWTGDLKKLPNIKLRKVSNKGSDTKNEAEEKEEAEDDQEEDEDDLDSEQMDEAV is encoded by the exons ATG ccGAAGACTCAGAAAGGAAAAGCGGCGGAGAAAGTTGTTCACCCGTACAGCAGGAAAGCTGCTTATCTCGCCCGAGAGGAAAgcagactgaaaaagaaaaatag GCTGAAGAATGAGAAGGCAACACGGCTGAATAGCATCG GTGAGAAGCTGTTATGGTTTCAAAGTCAGCTGGATCCAACGAAGACAGACTACACCCGGAAAGATGCCTGTGACATTATCGAAAG GTACCTCCACAGATTCGATTCAGAGCTGGAGCAGATCGAGTTAACGAACGGGATCAAGGGTCGGCAGGGTCGTCTCCACGGCGCCAGGGAAGCTGCCATCAAACAGACCATGGAGCGGGAGCGCGAGCAGTACGAGGGAGTCGGGTTCG AGATCCCAGACATTGTCAACACGAAGCATCTGAAAACATTCAG AGAGTGGACCGGAGATCTGAAGAAACTCCCAAATATCAAACTACGAAAAGTGTCAAATAAAGGATCGGACACAAAGAATGAagcagaggagaaagaggaggcagaggacgatcaggaggaagatgaagatgatttGGACAGTGAGCAGATGGATGAGGCGGTGTAG